The region TCATGAATAATAAGCAAGAGGGTAAGCGTTGCTGCTGACATTTCACCAGCTATCAAAACTGCAGGATGGTCAGTTGGATATTTCTCATAAGCACATTCCTGTTACCATGGTACCTGCACTGAGTGCATGTTGGGAAACTCTCTTATAATTGTTTCTGAAGGCCGAATCAATTCTGAGGGAGAAACTTCTGTGAGTGACGTTtgaatttcagaattgattctgattaaagagaaattgatccaaacatgctatgaaTACAACAGGGAAATAAAATTGCAGCCAAGACTTTGATTGTGCCATATCCACAGCAACAGGCAGAAGATGTAACAGGGAAGCGCTGGAGCAGtcagaattttattttagtcatCAGATGCATTGATTTCTTGAGATGAATATTCAAACTTTGAAGAAATGACCCTTTGTGTTATTAGTCAAACTTTTGATTAGTTAGTTTGTAGAAGGTTGATTTGGCATTTTTGTCGGCCTCACCAAAGAATATTTTGTTCTGAGCTCAGCCTCACACCAAAAAAATTTGTAAGTAGGGAGCAAATTTAATATATGGAGTGCCCTGAACGATGAACGAACTTGAATAAACTGACCGATTCTAAATAGATAGGAACAACATAATTGTAAAATAACGTAATCCATACGCAACATTATAGTTAACTGAGAAAATAATGATTTTggtttttctctttttccttgAAATGACTGAGAAAACCAAGTCAATCGTGCCAGGGTCAATGAGGGTTTGGCCTCAACCACTTCCCTTCATTTTTCAAACTTCAAGACTTTACCATTCAGGGCATTGACCAAGCAATAGGACATTAACAAGAAAAGAAGACCCAAACATAGAATTGCCTCCTTGTTTGGAATATGCAAGACTTCCAAATTTCCCTTCTAAGTTCTTTCTTAGATGTCTGAGACCAGAAAGCTAGACAGAAACTTCCAAATTAACCAAAGACAGTGCTTAGAAGTTAGCTATCTTCTTTTAGttggttttctttttttgataagcaaatcTTCATTTAGTTGGTACTAGTAATTAGCATGCTGAAGTTTTAGACAAATAGCACTATTGCTATTAAGAATACTCATAATGGCAATCCAGAAAACAAGAACATACGTAAATATTATTTGAAGTACACAAAACAATACAAAATTCTACCAGAAGTTAGAACTTATCACAATGGCTTTTGCGCTAAGAGCCTGCACTCTGcacaaatttttttattcttcatTTGTTCTTATAATTGTATTCTATTCTAAATTACATTGATGTTCAAAATTGAACAGATTCCAGAGAAACATGTATCAATTTATCCATTTCTCTGCTATGCGCTCTAGTAATCTGCCTTTTTCCTCCTCAGATACATGCAGATCAAGGCTGGAAAGGTTGTGAACAAAATTGTATGCTTCCTCTCGCAAATGGAGCTTACAGTACCAATCAACTATGGAGTTGTATGTATTCTGATCTGGCTTGCATCCTTGCTTGATCATACACTGAACTACACCAATAGCCTCCCCAAACATTGAGTTTGCAGCATAAGTTGCTACAAATGTATTGTAAGTTACAACATCAGGAACTGGTGCAGgatctttcatttcatttaatATCCTTTTAGCCTCTGTCATCTTGCCATTTCTGCAATATGCATAAATAACTATATTGTATGAGATTAAATCAGGCTCTATACCTTTCTCCAGAATTTCCCTCAAGATCATTTCTGATTTTCGGAAGTTTCGAGTGCGGCTgtgcaaatacatcaagctatTATAGCCAGGCAAGCTCAGAGTAAATCCACTCTCATACATGAATTTCAAAATCTTGTTAGTTTTGGCTACCAGTTTCTTCCTGCCATAAAGTGAAAGCATCGCATTCAAAGTAGTTATGTCATGCGGAATTCCTCTCTTCTTAAACTCCAAAAATGCATGCTCTGCTTCTGCTAGGAAATCAAACTTGCTATTTACTAGAACAAGGGTCTTCAAAAGAACAGCATGTGTTGTAATTTTTCCAGAGTATATCTCCTCTGCAAGAGCATTCATCTTTTCAAACTCTTTGCCATTGGCATAAGCATGAAGCAAAGAAGAGTATGTTACCTCATTAGGTTTACATCGACCATTCTCCATTTCACTAAGGACTTTCTCAGATTGTTCCCAAAGCCCTCCTCGAGCCAATGCTGCTAAAACAGCATTATAAGTTGAAAGATCTGGAGTCACTCCAGCCTCCAGCATTCTCTTATAAACAGCCCTAGCTTGGTCAAAGGAACCACACCTGCTGTATGCGCTTATTAGAGTGTTGAATGTCTCCCTCTCCGGCACAAACCCGGCTCTCTTCATTTCTTTGAACACTCCTGATACTTCAGAGTCCAATCCATTTTGTCCAAATACAGCCAAAAGTGTGTTCCAAGTAACAATATCAGGGGAACACTGGCATGCCTTGATCTCCTTAAAAACTTTCCCCATTTCCGCAAACATCCCTCGGTCTCCATACATCTTGATAAGGGCATTGAAGGTGCATATATTAGGTTTGCAGCCTGCCGTTCTCATTTCTTCAAAAACTCTCATTGCAAGCTCATCTTTTTTGGCATTCACAAATCCAGACAAAAGCGTGGTGTAGGTGTAAACATCAGGTTTAATATGTTTCTCCACCATCTGGTTTTTAAGCTCCAATGCTTCCTCTAGCAAACCATCTCTAACATAAGCTGATATCAGCGAGGTGTAGGTAACGATGCTAGGAGGAAAGCCACGACTCTCCATCTGTTTCAGAACCTCCATGGCTTCCTTAGGCCGCCTCGACTTCCCATAAACATCCAACAATGCATTGTATGTAACCATGTCTGGTCTAAGTCCAGCTAACTTGATCTCCTCAAAAAGTTCAAGAGCTTCTTCATACAAAGACCCCGCCCGACAACAACTTATAAGAGTATTAAAAGTGCACAAATCCGGCGCAAGCCCTTGGCTCTTCATGTCCTGAACAAGAGCAATAATCTCAGTCCAAGGCATACCCATTTTCCCATAAATATTCAAAAGGGCATTATAAGTAATCAAAGTAGGTCTACACCCCAATTGTTTCATTTTATCAAACACCTTCAATGCATCCTTATACCTCTTACCATTAGCATAAGCAGTTATCAGAGAAGTATAAGCATACACATCAACATCAACCCCATCAGTTTCCAAATCATGCAGCAACGAAGACGCAGAAGAAACCCGACCCGTTTTACTAAGAATGCTGATAATCACAGCAATCACAGAACCATTCAAAAGAGAAGCACAATCCTCCCTACTCCGAACCCGGTCAAAGAGAGTCAACGCGAGTTCACATTTGTtgtaaaaccctaaacccttgaTCACACCCATGATGTCCCAGGACAATGATTCACCAGAGGAAGAAAACAAAAGGCGCAGAGTTTCATCAAAGCGATTGAAATCGAAAGATGGGTCGATTAGTGTATTGAGAATTCGCTGACCTCGAGGGGAGAGGCGGTGGCTTGACCAGGTTCTACGGCGGCGGTCGGAGGCGGGGGTATGTGGTGGCGGAGAAAGGGTGGTGGGGTGGAAATGGGGAGAAGAAGTGGAATTGAGGTCTAGAAAGAGGTCTTGGAGAAGGGGTGTGATGGGTAAGGGTGAGGcggaggtggcggtggtggtggtggaatgGTGGTTTGGAAAGGGAGGTTTGGAGATGAAATTTGGGTGTGAGAGATTTCCTGCCATGgattgatgatggtggtggtggagtgtgGTGGCTGAGAGTGAGGAATGACACTCTAAACGGTGGTTGTGAAGAACCAGATTTAACTCATAAATCTTACCATCTAAAAATTAATGGTCAACAAATTGAATTAAGGATAAGAGTGTTGGAAATTTTCataattctttatttttcatgaataatccttttttttattgaaaaacatgaataattttattaGTTTACTAAGATGAAACTAAATCATTATAATCATCCTTTTAGTGATTTAGCCAACCTAAAATTAATAAGATGATATAAtgttttcataaactaaaattACATGTTAAATCAAATGTGCTCCAAGTTTTTATTTCAGATTGACAAATGGTAATAAGTATTATTTTAATGTTGTTATAGGTTGGAAAGAACTATCACAATTTTTCAAACTGTTTAAATATGTGGAAATAAACATCATCCACCACCAAAATCCATGACATCTTCAATGATATGGAAATAGAAGAGATAAATGACATATATAATCActgatataatataaaaaatgaaaagagagtAAGTGAAAATAGAATGGAAGAGTCAGCGATATgattatataataattaagaaAGATAAATACAGTGGTGATGTAACATGatataaaatgaaattttcagctaagagaaaaatttaaaataatgaaaaacaAATATGGAATTTGAATAATGAGAAATAagtgaaattttaaaatttaaaattaaaggcAAATTTTTTGTTAACATGTATTCttcatatatgatatatgtgTTATAAATTAAAACTATTAGATGAGATATTGAAATacctaaaatcaattttatatttaaaaatataatttaaaataataaatgttattttattttaattatataattgtAGTGTctttttttcaagaaaaaacaaatgtaagtgtcttttttttttttgggtcaacaAGTTATATTCAAACAGAGAAGGGCTGAGAAGCCGAGGCCTATCCGTGTTAGCACTCAAAAAATTGGGCCAATTGGGTCTCAGCTGATTTGGATCCATTGGAACtaccctttttttttgttaaacatTGGAACTACCCTTAATCGAGCAAATCATTGTGGGACATGGCTGATTGGGATTTGGGTCTACTAGTAGCGCATTTGAACCATTAGCTTAATAGGCCTAGAACTCAAGCCCAAGAGCAAATTGTATTTGTCACCATCACCTAAAATGTAATTATCAATACAAatttctgtcaaaaaaaaattatcaatacaAATTTGAGAATGAATATAATTTTCAATGAAACTATTAATGTTAGTTATTCCAACTAGATTCAGTATCATACATGTAATGATCACCATCCCCTTTAGCGCTGTTATTCAAATAGATAGAATTCGTATACCtagaaaaaaaactttataGTTCACTTAAAAACAAATGATCATTATCAATCTCCAAAATTTGATTTTCAATAGCAAAATATATGGGCCCaaaaaaaatgttgtaaatGGTATTGGGTAGACAATGGATCAGTAGTTACTTTACCAACCGATGTTGTAACTGTTGTGTTTAGCAAAAGTCACATACTGTATTCGATTTTGATCACAATTACTATTAACAGTGGCATTTACCCATTTTACACCACGTACCATGTTCCATGCACCTGGCCTGCACCCATTTTCTCACCCAGGAGGCATTAAACCATGTTCATACGGAGAGCGAAATGTCATGTGTTGAAGTTAGAGTGAGATACTCATTTTTACAGTAGAAAGGTAAGCAGTTATACCACTTGGAGAACAGTGTCATAAATAATATGCATCAATTGCAGGTCCCTGAAGCACTATTGTAGTAATAAATGTGTCTCCATCACCGTGCAGACCAAGAAGGGGAACCTTCCTCTGCCGACACTCCTTTCATACTTGACAATTTCACTATTTTAATGTTCATTGCATGCGCCTTCTTGAAGTGCTAACCATGATGACAACTTATAAAATCACTAGTAGTAGTAAAGAACTCCTCTTAAGA is a window of Lotus japonicus ecotype B-129 chromosome 5, LjGifu_v1.2 DNA encoding:
- the LOC130716810 gene encoding pentatricopeptide repeat-containing protein At5g02860-like — protein: MAGNLSHPNFISKPPFPNHHSTTTTATSASPLPITPLLQDLFLDLNSTSSPHFHPTTLSPPPHTPASDRRRRTWSSHRLSPRGQRILNTLIDPSFDFNRFDETLRLLFSSSGESLSWDIMGVIKGLGFYNKCELALTLFDRVRSREDCASLLNGSVIAVIISILSKTGRVSSASSLLHDLETDGVDVDVYAYTSLITAYANGKRYKDALKVFDKMKQLGCRPTLITYNALLNIYGKMGMPWTEIIALVQDMKSQGLAPDLCTFNTLISCCRAGSLYEEALELFEEIKLAGLRPDMVTYNALLDVYGKSRRPKEAMEVLKQMESRGFPPSIVTYTSLISAYVRDGLLEEALELKNQMVEKHIKPDVYTYTTLLSGFVNAKKDELAMRVFEEMRTAGCKPNICTFNALIKMYGDRGMFAEMGKVFKEIKACQCSPDIVTWNTLLAVFGQNGLDSEVSGVFKEMKRAGFVPERETFNTLISAYSRCGSFDQARAVYKRMLEAGVTPDLSTYNAVLAALARGGLWEQSEKVLSEMENGRCKPNEVTYSSLLHAYANGKEFEKMNALAEEIYSGKITTHAVLLKTLVLVNSKFDFLAEAEHAFLEFKKRGIPHDITTLNAMLSLYGRKKLVAKTNKILKFMYESGFTLSLPGYNSLMYLHSRTRNFRKSEMILREILEKGIEPDLISYNIVIYAYCRNGKMTEAKRILNEMKDPAPVPDVVTYNTFVATYAANSMFGEAIGVVQCMIKQGCKPDQNTYNSIVDWYCKLHLREEAYNFVHNLSSLDLHVSEEEKGRLLERIAEKWIN